Part of the Lolium rigidum isolate FL_2022 chromosome 6, APGP_CSIRO_Lrig_0.1, whole genome shotgun sequence genome, ACGCAAGCTTTGTAAACAAGCACTCGAAAGAAATCGAACATAGATAGCACTTAAAATCTTATAATTACTTTGAAGATAAACTCATAGCAAGTTgccaaacaaaacatatagaccaACCCAGTgccttttttttcgaaaaggggaacATTTATATTGGACATGTGCTTACGCTAATGTTGGCTGAATAACAAATTAGCATAGATCTGCTTCAGTACTAGGATTCATATATCTCCCACACAGGATCATGTACTCTACAAGTGATGTACTCTATAAGCCTCATTTTTAACCTTACACTGTACATAACTAGTACAACTAACACATCCTGAAATTCCAAGGTTTGCATCTGTTCTCTAATCTCTCCCACAACTGAAATGTTGGGTTAGGATATCACACACCATGCATACTCACAATGTTTCACAAAATCACGCCTTTCGCAATCACTAAGCAAGCAACAAGAatctttttttatatatatagGGGAAGCAACAAGAATCTTTATTTTTTGGAGGAAGCAACAACGAGAATCTACAGAGAAGGCAGAGCAGAAGAATTACCTGAGCAGAGAGCCCGTGGCAGCTGCCAAGCGTGAACGAAACGGGTGGCGACGTGTTCGGTGGGCGGCTCAACCAGGTCGTAGACCTCGCACTCCACCAGCTTGCGAGCACGCACGTCGACGCCGAGCATGTACTCGTCCAGGAAGAAGTAGACGACGTCGGGGTTGGTGGGGTGGATGAGCGCAAGCACAGGGATCTTCCTCGGCAGACCGCTGGCCTTGTAGGTGACGTCGTCGCAGATCTCCCCGAAGGTGGCCTGGCACTCGAGCGTCCACTCGGTGGAGTCCGGATCGGCGAGCGTCCACACGCTGATCTGCGCGGCGCCGCCGGCGTCGCGGTTCCTGTACATGTCCACGAAGCGCAGCTTGCCGGCGCTGACGCCGACGCAGCGGTACTTGTCGAGCAGCCCCCAGGCCTCCCTGGGCTTGAGCGCCTTGCCCTCCGGAAGCGGGACGACCTTGAGCGACGGCGCGTCGGCGAAGGGGTCGGCGGTGAGGAGGCACCAGGAGAGGTCGACCCACCAGAGCCTCCCGGCGTGCGAGACGACGCCGTTGGGGCCGAGCAGGCGGGACGGCAGCGGGTAGGCGACCTTCTTGAAGACCCACTCCCCGACCTTGGAGGAGAAGCAGAGGATGTCGGCGGTGTCGCCGCCGAGGATCATCTGCAGCTCGGCGACCACGTAGTGGCCGTCGCCGGCGGGGGAGGCGAGGAGGCCGAGGTGGCCCGGGTGCATGATGTACTTGGCGTTGGGGAGCGGGAGGGCGGAGGCGGAGTTGGCGTCGAGCACGAAGTAGCCGGCGACGGTGGGGAGCCAGCAGAACTCCTGGCGGTTGGGGAGGTCGATGATGGTGGGGCCCGTGGCGGGGCCCTGGTCGGCGTGGAGCAGGAGGAGGCCCGAGGCGTCGGCGGCGAGCACGGACGGGAAGTTGTGCGGGGTGGTGCGTCCCGGGAAGATGCGCGGCGGGATGGTGAGGATCGcgacgcgcggcggcgccggcaggGCGAGGGAGAGGTCGGCGCCCGGTGGGAGGTCGGCGTCGGAGGCCGCCACCCGCGACACGCTCCCCAGGATGACCCACGACGGCGACGCGGCGGCCGCCATCTCGACTCGGCTACCTCGGTCTGGTGGTCTGTGCTGCTGTTGTGCGCCTGAGCCTGCGCGTGTGGTGCCGGTGGTG contains:
- the LOC124663717 gene encoding uncharacterized protein LOC124663717 translates to MAAAASPSWVILGSVSRVAASDADLPPGADLSLALPAPPRVAILTIPPRIFPGRTTPHNFPSVLAADASGLLLLHADQGPATGPTIIDLPNRQEFCWLPTVAGYFVLDANSASALPLPNAKYIMHPGHLGLLASPAGDGHYVVAELQMILGGDTADILCFSSKVGEWVFKKVAYPLPSRLLGPNGVVSHAGRLWWVDLSWCLLTADPFADAPSLKVVPLPEGKALKPREAWGLLDKYRCVGVSAGKLRFVDMYRNRDAGGAAQISVWTLADPDSTEWTLECQATFGEICDDVTYKASGLPRKIPVLALIHPTNPDVVYFFLDEYMLGVDVRARKLVECEVYDLVEPPTEHVATRFVHAWQLPRALCSGSTKETEDGVNEDLRDENGE